One genomic region from Chloroherpetonaceae bacterium encodes:
- a CDS encoding ComEC family competence protein, producing the protein MVAYPALRLLIQIVLGILLGHTFPNLMKVWYGITVGLLLITLLAVLLDKKYPNRWFRHTWTLSYLLSVPTGFAAYLASLETQVPPNSILHFANKEVVALTRAESDAKTKNQVAQWTASIERIVIASETLRVSGVVRIRRYQKDTSEVHLKIGEMCWLQGKLEFPKAALNQGEFDYRAFLAEKGIDLLLVSSDKKALLKTGETKGGWLESQFVWTAYYALSESIERLFPAGDERAFIKGVMLGDRSDISDEVRAAFQKTGTIHVLAISGLHIGLIALVLNLFLQRLKISQVGKWVAFGIYTIALVYYSNITGNSPPVKRAVIMAILFELGRVLERKSSSLNTLAAASVIMLALNPRELFSVSFHLTNAAVASILLIYPKISGLYAPEKERWWEQVTKYAWDALALTVAASIGTAPFVSHYFGSVPLLGLLANLFVTDMMSLALFASMLSLFFDLLGSGFGEYYAISAYYLVRGAIAMAEFFSRVPLSNLELKISTSETILFFLIVATVMQRKEPRKCAWLLIGTLLFATGLVVSTLLKEKDEPVLIFNAIGRGSSVIFKTASETVLIDAGVSERQWKRVQKQLQVFRCDTLDAFLQASSPPSIVATVPATQKMLWKDHTLRLQTLVAYRPERALLKVVSKKCRFLVALNPLSLKCSDFFKVPVAMVRLKKFGLREAKALRDWINYAQPRLVSVDLSAMKNPFARKQFYRFAKSMQQIKTTERDGQILFTLP; encoded by the coding sequence ATGGTGGCATATCCTGCTCTGCGACTTCTGATTCAAATCGTGCTTGGAATTCTGCTGGGGCACACTTTCCCAAACTTGATGAAAGTCTGGTATGGGATAACAGTGGGGTTGCTCCTCATTACGCTCCTTGCAGTGCTCTTGGATAAGAAATATCCAAACCGATGGTTCCGCCACACTTGGACGCTTAGCTACCTCCTCAGTGTGCCCACAGGCTTTGCAGCTTACCTTGCGTCACTAGAAACACAAGTGCCACCTAACTCTATTCTGCACTTTGCAAACAAAGAGGTCGTTGCTTTAACGCGAGCAGAAAGTGATGCAAAAACAAAAAATCAGGTGGCTCAGTGGACGGCGAGCATAGAGCGTATTGTAATTGCGTCGGAGACATTGCGTGTGTCGGGAGTAGTGCGCATCAGGCGCTATCAGAAAGACACAAGTGAAGTGCATCTCAAAATTGGTGAGATGTGCTGGCTACAAGGAAAACTGGAATTTCCAAAAGCAGCACTCAATCAAGGAGAATTTGACTACCGCGCCTTTCTAGCGGAAAAAGGGATTGACCTTTTACTTGTGAGTTCCGACAAGAAGGCACTACTGAAAACAGGTGAAACGAAAGGAGGGTGGTTAGAAAGTCAGTTTGTTTGGACAGCTTACTATGCGCTTTCAGAGAGCATTGAACGACTTTTTCCAGCAGGTGATGAACGAGCTTTCATCAAGGGGGTGATGTTGGGCGATAGAAGCGATATTTCTGATGAAGTGCGAGCGGCGTTTCAAAAGACAGGCACAATTCACGTGCTCGCAATTTCTGGCTTGCATATTGGGCTGATTGCGCTGGTGCTCAATCTTTTCTTACAGCGGCTAAAAATCTCGCAAGTAGGTAAGTGGGTCGCATTTGGCATCTATACCATTGCACTGGTCTACTACAGCAACATTACTGGAAACTCACCACCAGTAAAGCGTGCAGTAATAATGGCAATTTTGTTTGAGTTAGGTCGCGTACTTGAACGAAAATCATCCTCTTTGAACACGCTTGCGGCTGCATCAGTAATAATGTTAGCACTGAACCCAAGGGAGCTGTTCAGCGTGAGTTTTCATCTCACAAATGCAGCAGTCGCCTCTATTCTACTTATTTACCCAAAAATTTCGGGTCTATATGCGCCTGAAAAAGAGCGTTGGTGGGAACAAGTCACAAAATATGCTTGGGATGCACTGGCTCTGACCGTTGCAGCCAGTATTGGCACAGCCCCTTTTGTGTCGCACTACTTTGGAAGTGTGCCACTATTAGGGCTGCTAGCAAATTTGTTTGTAACGGATATGATGAGCCTTGCGCTATTTGCATCAATGCTGTCGTTATTTTTTGACCTTTTGGGGAGTGGATTTGGAGAGTATTATGCCATCTCTGCCTACTACCTTGTGCGAGGTGCAATTGCGATGGCGGAATTTTTTAGTCGAGTGCCACTATCAAATTTAGAGCTGAAGATATCCACTAGCGAGACCATATTGTTTTTTCTTATCGTCGCAACTGTGATGCAACGAAAAGAGCCAAGAAAATGTGCTTGGCTATTGATTGGTACGCTACTTTTTGCAACAGGGCTGGTCGTTTCGACTTTACTAAAAGAGAAGGATGAACCAGTTTTGATTTTTAATGCAATTGGGCGTGGTAGCTCAGTGATATTTAAAACTGCTTCGGAGACGGTGCTTATTGATGCAGGGGTCTCAGAGCGGCAGTGGAAGCGCGTGCAAAAGCAACTTCAAGTGTTTAGATGTGATACGCTGGACGCGTTTCTGCAAGCCAGTTCTCCGCCAAGCATCGTTGCTACGGTTCCAGCAACGCAAAAAATGCTCTGGAAAGACCACACGCTGCGGCTTCAGACGCTGGTAGCATATCGTCCTGAGCGAGCGCTGCTAAAAGTTGTCTCAAAAAAGTGTCGGTTTTTAGTGGCCTTAAATCCACTATCGCTAAAGTGTTCAGACTTTTTCAAGGTGCCTGTAGCAATGGTACGACTGAAAAAGTTTGGATTGCGCGAAGCAAAGGCATTACGAGACTGGATAAACTATGCGCAACCAAGACTCGTTTCAGTAGACCTGAGCGCAATGAAAAATCCATTTGCACGAAAGCAGTTCTATCGATTTGCAAAATCAATGCAGCAAATAAAAACAACTGAGCGAGATGGACAAATTCTTTTCACTCTGCCTTAA
- a CDS encoding diguanylate cyclase yields the protein MSEEFSAEESVLPSAVGDWERVDALNSTATQLIHQDAVLALTKAEEAYQLARLRNYISGMAYSLRNIGICHWHLSNYDKSLKALKEALMLFRQLEDYEGSVSVLYNLSTVYRLLGDYPQALECAFESLKQSQDIKQEYSEALSLAAIGAVYFLLEEYALALQYYQESLVLRERLRDKVGEGQMYASIGCVYGKLGENEKALECFEKSLSIAKQVGDQIGEAIALQNKGEVYGQMGDYQKALEMLSQSLSIKEALQNKAGIAETLILIGKIYAARQQHEQAAGSLYRALNLAEHINCKSQIVMAHYALAMAHKYKGDFKTALQHYEQFHLVERSVMSEENQRRLRSLQVQYELEKKQREAEEYRRKTIELAEINAMLRKQAEQLLLQATTDGLTGVYNRRYFNEALQREFERARRYGSVLSLAIADIDFFKQINDSYSHQIGDEVLKIVGLILRQSSRISDVVARYGGEEFALIFPETPVRNAAVACEKIRAAVEAYHWQSLDPSLKVTMSFGVADSIAKETTEHLLLAADAKLYEAKTMGRNCVMY from the coding sequence ATGAGTGAGGAGTTTTCAGCCGAAGAATCGGTGCTGCCATCTGCGGTGGGAGACTGGGAGCGTGTGGATGCACTTAACAGCACAGCTACGCAGCTCATTCATCAAGACGCCGTGCTGGCACTGACCAAAGCCGAAGAAGCCTACCAACTGGCAAGACTGAGAAACTACATTTCAGGAATGGCCTACAGCCTGCGAAACATTGGTATCTGCCATTGGCACCTCTCGAACTACGACAAATCCCTCAAAGCGCTCAAAGAAGCGCTGATGCTATTTAGGCAGCTGGAAGACTATGAAGGCAGTGTATCAGTATTGTATAATCTGAGCACCGTGTATCGCCTATTAGGGGATTATCCACAGGCACTGGAGTGTGCGTTTGAAAGTCTAAAGCAAAGTCAGGACATCAAGCAAGAGTATAGCGAAGCGCTGTCGCTGGCAGCGATTGGTGCAGTGTATTTTTTGCTCGAGGAGTACGCACTGGCGCTACAATACTACCAAGAAAGTTTGGTGCTGCGCGAGCGGTTGAGAGACAAAGTCGGTGAAGGACAAATGTATGCCAGCATTGGCTGTGTGTATGGCAAACTGGGCGAAAATGAGAAAGCGTTGGAATGCTTTGAGAAAAGCCTAAGCATTGCAAAGCAAGTGGGTGACCAAATCGGTGAAGCAATCGCATTGCAGAACAAAGGCGAGGTGTATGGGCAAATGGGGGATTATCAAAAGGCGCTCGAGATGCTCTCGCAAAGTCTATCGATTAAAGAAGCACTGCAAAACAAAGCGGGCATTGCTGAAACACTCATCTTAATTGGAAAAATTTATGCAGCACGCCAGCAACATGAGCAAGCAGCTGGCTCGCTGTATCGCGCCCTAAACTTGGCAGAGCATATCAACTGCAAGTCGCAAATTGTAATGGCGCATTATGCGCTGGCGATGGCGCATAAGTATAAAGGTGATTTCAAGACGGCTTTGCAGCACTACGAGCAATTTCATCTTGTTGAGCGCTCGGTAATGAGCGAAGAAAATCAGCGGCGACTGCGTAGTCTGCAGGTGCAATACGAGCTGGAGAAAAAGCAACGCGAGGCGGAAGAGTATCGGCGCAAGACAATTGAGCTGGCTGAAATCAATGCGATGCTGCGAAAGCAAGCCGAGCAACTGCTTCTGCAAGCTACCACTGATGGACTGACAGGGGTCTATAACCGCCGCTATTTCAATGAAGCGCTGCAGAGAGAATTTGAGCGTGCACGTCGGTATGGTAGTGTGCTCTCTTTGGCGATTGCAGACATTGATTTCTTCAAGCAAATCAATGATTCATATTCTCACCAAATTGGCGATGAAGTCCTAAAAATTGTAGGGCTGATTTTGCGTCAAAGCTCACGCATCTCTGATGTGGTGGCACGCTATGGTGGCGAGGAATTTGCCCTTATCTTTCCAGAAACACCAGTTCGAAACGCAGCTGTTGCCTGCGAGAAAATCCGTGCCGCTGTGGAAGCCTACCACTGGCAAAGCCTCGATCCAAGCCTCAAAGTGACGATGAGCTTCGGCGTTGCTGACAGCATTGCAAAAGAGACAACAGAGCATCTACTCCTTGCAGCCGATGCTAAGCTCTACGAAGCTAAGACGATGGGACGTAACTGCGTAATGTATTAA